The following nucleotide sequence is from Kiritimatiella glycovorans.
ATCACGGCATGCATCTAATCGCTGTAGGAGCGGACGGCCTCGTCGACCGAATCGTAGATCTCGAACACCTTGTACGCACGGGTGATCTCAAAGACCATGCGCGGCTTCTTCTGAAGCCCCGCGATTTTCAGATCGCCGCCGCGTTCCGTGATCCGCTTGAGCGTCGCAATGAGGGCTCCCAGCCCCGCGCTGTCCATGAAATCGACATCCCCCATGTCGACCACGTAATTCAGGACGTCACTCTCCGCCTCCTGCCACGAACGTAGCTGTTCCCGGAAGGCATCCACCGTGGCGGCCGTCAGCGCTCCGTGCAGCGCCACGATACCCACATTGTCTTTCCGCGTGCAGTTCAGTTCCATTTTCTTCTCCCTGTTTGGGGTCGACTTTATTCAACCACTCCGATTTCTACGACTTCATTCGACGTCCGCGTGCTTTCGGGACAACGGCGCTTCGCGCCTCGAGGCAACGCTGCGCTCGGGACAACGGCGCTTCGCGCCTCGAGGCAACGCTTCGCTCGGGGAAACGACATATCCCCCGACTGCCACGATCCCCCCCGATTGCCACGAGGCCCCGCAGGGGCCGTTGACACGCTTTCCCCCGCTCGAGGAAACGGCGCTTCGCGCCTCGGGAAAACGCTTCGCTCGGGGAAACGACATATCCCCCGACTGCCACGATCCCCCCCGATTGCCACGAGGCCCCGCAGGGGCCGTTGACACGCTTTCCCCCGCTCGAGGAAACGGCGCTTCGCGCCTCGAGGCAACGCTGCGCTCGGGGAAACGACATATCCCCCGACTGCCACGAGGCCCCGCAGGGGCCGTTGACACGCTTCCCTCCGCTCGTGGAAACGGCCTTCGGCCTCGGGAAAACGCTTCGCTCGGGGAAACGACATATCCCCCGATTGCCACGATCTCCCCCGACTGCCACGAGGCCCGCGAGGGCCGTTGCCACGCCTTCTCCAGCTCGGGACAACGGCGCTTCGCGCCTCGAGGCAACGCTTCGCTCGGGGGAACGCCCCCCCCGATTGCCACGAGGCCCCGCAGGGGCCGTTGACACGCTTTCCCCCGCTCGAGGAAACGGCGCTTCGCGCCTCGAGGCAACGCTGCGCTCGGGGAAACGACATATCCCCCGACTGCCACGATCCCCCCCGATTGCCACGAGGCCCGCAAGGGCCGTTGACACGCTTCCCTCCGCTCGTGGAAACGGCCTTCGGCCTCGGGAAAACGCTTCGCTCGGGGAAACGACATATCCCCCGATTGCCACGATCTCCCCCGACTGCCACGAGGCCCCGCAGGGGCCGTTGACACGCTTCCCCGCTCGGGACAACGGCGCTTCGCGCCTCGAGGCAACGCTTCGCTCGGGGAAACGACATATCCCCCGATTGCCACGATCCCCCCCGCTCGTGGAAACGGCGCTTCGCGCCTCGAGGCAACGCTTCGCTCGGGGGAACGCCCCCCCGACTGCCACGAGGCCCGCGAGGGCCGTTGCCACGCCTTCTCCAGCTCGGGACAACGGCGCTTCGCGCCTCGAGGCAACGCTTCGCTCGGGGGAACGCCCCCCCCGACTGCCACGAGGCCCCGCAGGGGCCGTTGCCACGCTTCCCCCGACTGCCACGAGGCCCCGCAGGGGCCGTTGACACGCTTCCCCCGACTGCCACGAGGCCCGCGAGAGGCCGTTCTTCCGACGTCCCTCTTCACGATTCAGTACGCCCCTTTCCCCAGCAGCACGGCCGGGACGGTTTTCAGGATGATCAGCACATCGTTCCACAGGCTCCGGCTGCGGATATATTCCAGGTCGAGCCTCACCTGTTCATGGAACGGGATTTCCGACCGCCCTTTGATCTGCCACAGACACGTCAATCCCGGTTTTACATGCAGACGCTTGCGCTCTTCCAGAGAATACTGGGCCACTTCGTCCGGCAGCGGGGGGCGCGGGCCGACGACGGACAGGTCGCCCATCAGCACGTTGATGAACTGCGGCATTTCGTCGATGCTGAATTTGCGGAGGATGCGGCCTATCCGGGTTACGCGCGGATCTTTTTTCATTTTGAAGATGACCCCGTCCCCGGATTCGTTATCCGCCGCCAGCTGTTTCTTGATCTCGTCCGCGTTACGGTACATCGAGCGGAACTTGTAGAAGCGGAACACGCGCCCGTCCAGACCGACCCGGTTCTGGACGTAGAGCACCGGCCGACCGTCCTCGAGGACGATCGCCGCGGCGACCGCCGCAAACACCGGCAGGAGCAGGACCAGGGCGACGAGGCTGAACGCCACGTCCAGCAGTCGCTTGAACACCAGCAGACTGTTGAGGGTCGCCTCCCACACCTTCAGCCGGATGCGCTGGCGGCGGCGAAGCCGTTTGATGTCCGCCTTGTTCATCGGCACATTCAGCTGATCAAAAAGATCCCGCCGGGCGCGATATACGCTGTCCGTTGGCATAACTATTCCGTCTCCCGCTGCTCTCTTCGTATGACGAAAAAGGACACATTGGAGTGATTGATCCGATAGCGTTCCACGTAATCGGCCACGGCGTCGATAATCGCCAGTCCTCTCCCCCCTTCGGCAAGCATGTCCTCTTCGTCGCCGCGCCGGCTGCGGCGGTCGATGTTCCACTCCCGGCCCCGGTCGATCGCGACAATCCTGCACACTTCGTCGCCGAGATTGATCTGCACCCAGAACGTCTCGTCCTCCGCAAGTTCGCTGTGATAGACGATATTTGCGCCGTGCTCCATCAGCAGCAGCCGCGCGGAGGCCGCCGCGTCTTCGGACCAGCCCCGGTCCTTCAGCAGGCCCTCCGTCTCCGCGGCGAGTCTGGACACCTCTTCGAGTTCCGGGGGCGAGAACCGCTCCAGGGCCACCTCGCGCTTGCGCTTCATGTAGATGCAGACGGAGGTACAGTCGTCGCCTTCCAGCGAATAGCCGCGCTGCTGCACCTCCCGGAGCAGCCCCCGCGCCTTGTTGAACTCGTTCTCGCGCGCGAGCACCTCCCCCGCCAGCGCGCGGAGACTGTCCCGGCCGCAGAGTTCGCCGCTGGCCTCGTGACGCGCCTCCAGAATGCCGTCGGTGTAGAGCACGAAATACGTGCCTTCCTCCGCCTGCACCGCAACCTCATCCTCCCGGCGGTACGGCGCGTCTCCCAGCATCGGGAATCCGATGGGCACGCCGCCGCCCTCTTCAAAGAGATCGGCGGCTCCCGACTTCCCGTCGCGTACCAGCAGCGGGGAGGGATGACCGCAGTTCATGCAGCGCCACACGTTCGTTTCGGGATCGTGTATGGCGACGAAAAACGTGGCGTAGTAGGACGAGGCGTCCACACTCTGCCGAAACCGGGCGTGGAGTTCGTTGCACAGGTCGGCCGGACCGGCGTCCGGCATGTTGCGCACCAGCTCGCCGAACGACGCCTTAAGATAGGTCGAGATCATGGCCGGGGCCACCCCGTGCCCGGAGACGTCGCCCACATACACGCAGAGGCGGCCCGAGGGCAGCTCCACGATGTCGAAGGCGTCGCCGCCGACGTCCATGCACGGCTGGTAGGCGATACGGATCTCGAACGACGAACTGAAAAAAGGTTTGTCGGAAAAAAACGTCCGCTGAATCGTACCCGCCAGTCTGAGTTCGTTGGATACGCGCGTCTTCCAGCGCTGGAGCGACTCGTTGCTGCGTTTCAGTTCCAGCGCGTTCCCTACGCGCAGGACGAGTTCGCGCGGATTGAACGGTTTCCTGATGTAGTCCAGCGCGCCCATCTCAAAGGCGCGGGCGAGATCATCGATCTTCGTCTTGGCGGTGACCATCACCACCGGCACTTCCGCGCAGCGCGGGTCGCTCTTCAGCTTGCCGCACAGCTCGAACCCGTCCATGCCGGGCATGACCACATCGACCAGAATAAGATCCGGGCGCATGCCGTGAGCGCGTTCCAGGGCGACCGGCCCGTTTTCGGCCTCGATCACCTCACATCCCCGTGCGCTCAGAAGCTTCCGCAGGTAGAGGCGGTTTGGGCGCTCGTCGTCGACGACCAGGACCCGTCCTGCCAGCGAACGTTCGGATACGTGTCCGGTCATCGACCTCTCCCGCTCAGGACCCCTGTCCCGTGTAGTTGCGGCTCCACTGGATGAACGCGCGGGCCAGCTCGGCGCACCGCTCCTCGCGTCCCTCTTTTACGCAGCTCCCGATTTCTTCGGCCAGCACGGAGATCTCGGGAAGGCCTATCGTGCCTCCCATCCCCTTGATCGAATGCGCGGCGCGACGGATGCGCTCGTGATCGTTGTCCCGCAGTCCCGCCTCCAGCTCGCCGGACTGGAGGGCCAGTTCGCTGCAGAAGGCCTCCTTCAGCTCTTCGTCCATCTCCATGGCTTCGACCGCGAAGGCGTTCATACGCTGCTCAAGATCCGGTATATATTCTGCGATCCACTCCCGGGGATTGCCGCCGTCACTCATCGTCTCTCCTTCGTCCGTCACTCCGTGGCCGTTTGCGAGCATACCGGCCCGCCGGCCTCATTCTAGAGAAAAAATCGCTTAGGACAACGGCTCATCTCCATTAAGGTGAGTGGTGCACTCACCGGCAGGAAATCCGCGATCAATGACTGAAGCGACACACGAACTTTTCGAGGGCTGGACCGCGATCCCCGCGTTGCCCTGGCGAGGCGGCTGGCCTCTCCAGGCTCCCGCGGACTCCCGCAACGAATCCCGGGCGGGGGACGAAACCCCGCTGCTGACGGCGACCGGGGAGCGGCGCTTCATGCTGCCGGAAACGGGAGAGGCCGCGTCGTTCGGGCTCGGACCGTCCGCGCGGCGCTACCGCTATGTCCGCTATCTGGCGGACACGATCATCCTGACCCGCTCCCGCGAATCGGCGCGCCGCCCGGTGTTCATCCGTCACGCCGCACCCGGCGTGGTGCGGATCTCCGCCCCGTCCGGCATCGACCTGGATCCCCTCCCCCCCGAGACCTGGGCGACCGGGTGCCAGGATGGGGGGCGCGGCACGGAATGGGTCCTTGCGCGCGATCCGCAGGCGGACACGGATGCGCTACTCGCCCGGTTCGGCGCGCGGCCGGAGATGGCGCCCGTCCGCGGCGCGCTGTCCGCCCTGCTCGACCAGGACGAGGAAGAGGCGGCGTGGACCTCCATCGCTTCGGAGTCGGCCCTGGCCCGCCTTCGTCCGCCCTGCGAGTCCCTCCCCGGCACGTGGTCCGTGTCTCCCGAATACACCGAACCCACCTTCTCGCTGAACGAACTCTATCCGCTGACGCGCGCCTGGCTGCACCTGGACACCGACGTAGCCGTGTCGCTGATGCACACGGCGCTCTCGCTGCAACGATCGGACGGTTATCTCCCGGCGAGAGCCCGGCCGGACGGGGTGCGCGAGGAAGTCACCGCCCCCTACCCCCTGGTAGCACGCGCGTACGAACGCGTCTGGCGGGCGACGCGCGATCCGGGGCGGCTGCAGCGCGACCTCCCCCGCCTCAATCGCTACGTCCAGTGGCAGATCCGTCACTTCCTCCCCCCCGGCACACAGCGGCCCCGGTGGCAGGCGGCCGGAGAGATGATTCACCCGGCGCGCTTCGAGCAGGAGTCGTCCTCCGCCGAACTCGCCGCCCTGCTGCTGGGGGAAATCGAGGCTGTCCTGCGTCTGCACGAGGAGCGCGCCGGCGCACCGGCGCCGGCCATGATCACCGACGCGGGGAAAAAACTCGAACAGATGATCGAGACGGATTTCTGGGACGACACCGATCACGTGTACAGCCGCGTCTTCACGAAAGACGAGGCGATCCGGCGCGAGGGCTTCCATACCATCGCCCCGGCGCTGAACCGTCATCTGGAAGACGCGCGCCGCGCGATTCTGACCGCGCGCATTCCCGAGACGCCGTTTTTTCCCGCGCGGACCGTCGGAGGGGAAAGTCTGTTCGCGCGCACGGGAGAGGAACAGGCGACCCCCGCCCTGTACACGCTGCTCACCGCCGACATGGCGCGTCTCGATCCCGGCGGGCGGCTGCAGACGGTCTATCACACCCACAGCCGACGCCTCCTGCGCGGCTGGTACGGAGCGGCGTTCCGTCGACACTGGAAATCGGCACCGGGACACCTGATTCCTTTTCTAGGTCCGTCCCAGGCGGCGTTCGTGCTGGATGCCGCCGCGGAGGAGACGGCCGTCCGCGGCGGGGGCCGGCCGCTGCGCGGCTTGCGCCGCTTCCTGCGGCGGAACCGGATCGACGTATACGACGCAGCCATTATCGCCGTACTGATCACCGGCATCGCGGCCGTTCACCATTTCAACCGCGCGGCCCGCGAACCGCTTTCGCCCGACACCATCATCGGAGAGGCCCGTTCGGCCTACCGCCAGGGCCGCTTCCGCAGCGCCCTGACCTCCTGCCGGGAGCTGCTGTCTCACCCCGACCTCGCCCCCGGCTCGACGGAGCGACTCGAGGCGCGTCTGATCTCCGCCAACATGGCTCTGCTTTCGGGAGCACATGAGACGGCGCAAACGGGTTACGAAAGGCTGCGTGAACAGGACCCCGACCACCCGGCCTTTCTGCTGGGCCTCGCCATGAGCCGCCACCGCGACTCTCGCTACGAGGCGGCGAAGCCGCTCTACCGTGAGTTCCTGCTCTATTTCGGCGAACTGTTTCCGGGCGCCGCGGAATGGATCAGGAGAATGGAAGACACCGGGGCCGAACACCTCTCCCGCTATTACATGAAGAAGATCTTCGAAACCGGCATCATGGAGCTGGAGCCGTGAGC
It contains:
- a CDS encoding STAS domain-containing protein, which gives rise to MELNCTRKDNVGIVALHGALTAATVDAFREQLRSWQEAESDVLNYVVDMGDVDFMDSAGLGALIATLKRITERGGDLKIAGLQKKPRMVFEITRAYKVFEIYDSVDEAVRSYSD
- a CDS encoding sugar transferase, translated to MPTDSVYRARRDLFDQLNVPMNKADIKRLRRRQRIRLKVWEATLNSLLVFKRLLDVAFSLVALVLLLPVFAAVAAAIVLEDGRPVLYVQNRVGLDGRVFRFYKFRSMYRNADEIKKQLAADNESGDGVIFKMKKDPRVTRIGRILRKFSIDEMPQFINVLMGDLSVVGPRPPLPDEVAQYSLEERKRLHVKPGLTCLWQIKGRSEIPFHEQVRLDLEYIRSRSLWNDVLIILKTVPAVLLGKGAY
- a CDS encoding ATP-binding SpoIIE family protein phosphatase, producing MTGHVSERSLAGRVLVVDDERPNRLYLRKLLSARGCEVIEAENGPVALERAHGMRPDLILVDVVMPGMDGFELCGKLKSDPRCAEVPVVMVTAKTKIDDLARAFEMGALDYIRKPFNPRELVLRVGNALELKRSNESLQRWKTRVSNELRLAGTIQRTFFSDKPFFSSSFEIRIAYQPCMDVGGDAFDIVELPSGRLCVYVGDVSGHGVAPAMISTYLKASFGELVRNMPDAGPADLCNELHARFRQSVDASSYYATFFVAIHDPETNVWRCMNCGHPSPLLVRDGKSGAADLFEEGGGVPIGFPMLGDAPYRREDEVAVQAEEGTYFVLYTDGILEARHEASGELCGRDSLRALAGEVLARENEFNKARGLLREVQQRGYSLEGDDCTSVCIYMKRKREVALERFSPPELEEVSRLAAETEGLLKDRGWSEDAAASARLLLMEHGANIVYHSELAEDETFWVQINLGDEVCRIVAIDRGREWNIDRRSRRGDEEDMLAEGGRGLAIIDAVADYVERYRINHSNVSFFVIRREQRETE
- a CDS encoding Hpt domain-containing protein codes for the protein MSDGGNPREWIAEYIPDLEQRMNAFAVEAMEMDEELKEAFCSELALQSGELEAGLRDNDHERIRRAAHSIKGMGGTIGLPEISVLAEEIGSCVKEGREERCAELARAFIQWSRNYTGQGS